A region from the Xiphias gladius isolate SHS-SW01 ecotype Sanya breed wild chromosome 20, ASM1685928v1, whole genome shotgun sequence genome encodes:
- the atp6v1b2 gene encoding V-type proton ATPase subunit B, brain isoform isoform X3 produces the protein MKREERKPSAYKTVSGVNGPLVILDQVKFPRYAEIVHLTLPDGTKRSGQVLEVTGSKAVVQVFEGTSGIDAKKTSCEFTGDILRTPVSEDMLGRVFNGSGKPIDRGPAVLAEDFLDIMGQPINPQCRIYPEEMIQTGISAIDGMNSIARGQKIPIFSAAGLPHNEIAAQICRQAGLVKKSKDVMDYSEDNFAIVFAAMGVNMETARFFKSDFEENGSMDNVCLFLNLANDPTIERIITPRLALTSAEYLAYQCEKHVLVILTDMSSYAEALREVSAAREEVPGRRGFPGYMYTDLATIYERAGRVEGRNGSITQIPILTMPNDDITHPIPDLTGYITEGQIYVDRQLHNRQIYPPINVLPSLSRLMKSAIGEGMTRRDHSDVSNQLYACYAIGKDVQAMKAVVGEEALTADDLLYLEFLTKFEKNFISQGAYENRSVFETLDIGWQLMRIFPKEMLKRIPQSTLAEFYPREAKH, from the exons ATGAAGCGTGaggagaggaaaccatcag CCTATAAGACAGTGTCCGGAGTCAACGGGCCGCTGGTGATTTTGGATCAGGTGAAG TTCCCCAGGTACGCAGAGATCGTCCATCTCACCCTGCCGGATGGTACCAAGAGGAGCGGGCAGGTTCTGGAGGTCACCGGCTCCAAAGCCGTGGTGCAG GTGTTTGAGGGGACTTCGGGTATCGATGCCAAGAAGACCAGCTGTGAGTTTACGGGGGACATCTTACGGACACCTGTGTCTGAGGATATGCTGG gtcgTGTGTTCAATGGATCTGGTAAACCTATCGACAGAGGACCAGCAGTCCTGGCTGAGGACTTCTTGGACATCATGG GCCAGCCTATAAACCCTCAGTGTCGTATCTATCCCGAGGAGATGATTCAGACCGGTATATCTGCCATAGACGGCATGAACAGCATCGCTAGGGGGCAGAAAATACCCATCTTCTCTGCTGCAGGGCTACCGCACAatgag ATCGCAGCTCAGATCTGTCGGCAGGCCGGTTTGGTGAAGAAGTCCAAGGATGTGATGGACTACAGCGAGGACAACTTTGCCATAGTGTTTGCAGCCATGGGG GTTAACATGGAGACAGCCAGGTTCTTTAAGTCGGACTTTGAGGAGAACGGGTCCATggacaatgtgtgtttgttcctcAACCTGGCCAACGACCCCAC CATCGAGCGAATCATCACGCCTCGTTTAGCTCTGACATCAGCAGAGTATCTTGCCTATCAGTGTGAGAAGCACGTCCTCGTCATCCTCACCGATATGAGCTCCTACGCAGAGGCTCTGCGAGAG GTGTCTGCAGCCAGAGAGGAGGTTCCAGGCCGGCGAGGTTTTCCTGGCTACATGTACACGGATTTGGCCACCATCTATGAGAGAGCTGGCAGAGTAGAAGGACGTAATGGCTCCATCACGCAGATCCCCATCCTCACCATGCCCAATGACG ACATCACTCATCCTATTCCTGACCTGACTGGTTACATCACTGAGGGACAGATCTATGTGGACAGGCAACTTCACAACAGACAG ATCTATCCTCCTATCAACGTGTTGCCGTCTCTGTCTCGTCTGATGAAATCTGCCATCGGGGAAGGAATGACCCGCAGAGACCACTCTGATGTTTCCAACCAGCTC tatGCCTGTTATGCCATAGGGAAGGACGTCCAGGCCATGAAGGCAGTGGTGGGAGAGGAGGCTCTGACAGCTGATGATCTGCTCTATCTGGAGTTCCTGACCAAGTTTGAGAAAAACTTCATCTCCCAAG
- the atp6v1b2 gene encoding V-type proton ATPase subunit B, brain isoform isoform X1 produces the protein MRGDRHDSDAAAAAAGGDMAMKALRGMVNGAMSELSSAVSGNRPTAAAPAAAAAAASREHVMAVSRDYISQPRLTYKTVSGVNGPLVILDQVKFPRYAEIVHLTLPDGTKRSGQVLEVTGSKAVVQVFEGTSGIDAKKTSCEFTGDILRTPVSEDMLGRVFNGSGKPIDRGPAVLAEDFLDIMGQPINPQCRIYPEEMIQTGISAIDGMNSIARGQKIPIFSAAGLPHNEIAAQICRQAGLVKKSKDVMDYSEDNFAIVFAAMGVNMETARFFKSDFEENGSMDNVCLFLNLANDPTIERIITPRLALTSAEYLAYQCEKHVLVILTDMSSYAEALREVSAAREEVPGRRGFPGYMYTDLATIYERAGRVEGRNGSITQIPILTMPNDDITHPIPDLTGYITEGQIYVDRQLHNRQIYPPINVLPSLSRLMKSAIGEGMTRRDHSDVSNQLYACYAIGKDVQAMKAVVGEEALTADDLLYLEFLTKFEKNFISQGAYENRSVFETLDIGWQLMRIFPKEMLKRIPQSTLAEFYPREAKH, from the exons ATGCGCGGAGACCGTCACGACTCGGACGCTGCTGCAGCCGCCGCGGGTGGAGACATGGCGATGAAGGCGCTCAGAGGGATGGTGAACGGGGCCATGAGCGAGCTCTCCTCGGCCGTCAGCGGCAACCGACCGACGGCCGCCGCCccggccgccgccgccgccgccgcctcccgGGAGCACGTGATGGCCGTGAGCCGGGATTATATATCCCAACCCCGCCTCA CCTATAAGACAGTGTCCGGAGTCAACGGGCCGCTGGTGATTTTGGATCAGGTGAAG TTCCCCAGGTACGCAGAGATCGTCCATCTCACCCTGCCGGATGGTACCAAGAGGAGCGGGCAGGTTCTGGAGGTCACCGGCTCCAAAGCCGTGGTGCAG GTGTTTGAGGGGACTTCGGGTATCGATGCCAAGAAGACCAGCTGTGAGTTTACGGGGGACATCTTACGGACACCTGTGTCTGAGGATATGCTGG gtcgTGTGTTCAATGGATCTGGTAAACCTATCGACAGAGGACCAGCAGTCCTGGCTGAGGACTTCTTGGACATCATGG GCCAGCCTATAAACCCTCAGTGTCGTATCTATCCCGAGGAGATGATTCAGACCGGTATATCTGCCATAGACGGCATGAACAGCATCGCTAGGGGGCAGAAAATACCCATCTTCTCTGCTGCAGGGCTACCGCACAatgag ATCGCAGCTCAGATCTGTCGGCAGGCCGGTTTGGTGAAGAAGTCCAAGGATGTGATGGACTACAGCGAGGACAACTTTGCCATAGTGTTTGCAGCCATGGGG GTTAACATGGAGACAGCCAGGTTCTTTAAGTCGGACTTTGAGGAGAACGGGTCCATggacaatgtgtgtttgttcctcAACCTGGCCAACGACCCCAC CATCGAGCGAATCATCACGCCTCGTTTAGCTCTGACATCAGCAGAGTATCTTGCCTATCAGTGTGAGAAGCACGTCCTCGTCATCCTCACCGATATGAGCTCCTACGCAGAGGCTCTGCGAGAG GTGTCTGCAGCCAGAGAGGAGGTTCCAGGCCGGCGAGGTTTTCCTGGCTACATGTACACGGATTTGGCCACCATCTATGAGAGAGCTGGCAGAGTAGAAGGACGTAATGGCTCCATCACGCAGATCCCCATCCTCACCATGCCCAATGACG ACATCACTCATCCTATTCCTGACCTGACTGGTTACATCACTGAGGGACAGATCTATGTGGACAGGCAACTTCACAACAGACAG ATCTATCCTCCTATCAACGTGTTGCCGTCTCTGTCTCGTCTGATGAAATCTGCCATCGGGGAAGGAATGACCCGCAGAGACCACTCTGATGTTTCCAACCAGCTC tatGCCTGTTATGCCATAGGGAAGGACGTCCAGGCCATGAAGGCAGTGGTGGGAGAGGAGGCTCTGACAGCTGATGATCTGCTCTATCTGGAGTTCCTGACCAAGTTTGAGAAAAACTTCATCTCCCAAG
- the LOC120806261 gene encoding RNA/RNP complex-1-interacting phosphatase-like isoform X2 → MSRHSKKTGIPDRWLDYEAVGKRLHGTRFIAFKVPLKQSLNRQLPCAEVFGHWELLDTLSKENQELGLIIDLTFTTRYYKLQDVPESLLFVKIFTAGHEVPSDNKILSFKRAVRGFLRENADNDKLIGVHCTHGLNRTGYLICRYLIDVDGMDPKEAVELFNSSRGHAIERQNYLEDLQCGPKRSNEGIEESEQEPKRGCAAHRPCSTSPYSDSREERRPHLSDSWYHRSLPSQGLNPRYHHHQPHDHLLPDPPLLPPPPFRPLTGAPLHPHRWTPPHPDGRWRRPPRSEESRSRYPPPEPEWSPAPCLQEDRRRGPLPPPLPRYSPHWTSESNGYDGSGGEWAGPKMTHGYRHRVDGYDPY, encoded by the exons atgtCCCGACACAGTAAGAAAACCGGCATACCGGACAG atggTTGGATTATGAAGCTGTTGGGAAAAGACTTCACGGGACACGTTTCATTGCCTTCAAAGTTCCCCTCAAACAG tCTTTGAACCGTCAGCTTCCATGCGCCGAGGTCTTCGGCCACTGGGAGCTGCTGGACACTCTGAGCAAAGAAAATCAAGAACTTGGTTTGATCATTGACCTGACCTTCACCACACGCTACTACAAACTCCag GACGTACCGGAATCACTGCTGTTTGTGAAGATCTTCACAGCCGGTCACGAGGTTCCCAGTGACAATAAGATCCTGAGCTTCAAACGTGCTGTACGCGGGTTTCTACGGGAGAACGCAGACAATG ACAAGCTGATCGGAGTCCACTGCACCCACGGCCTGAATCGCACCGGTTATCTGATCTGCAGGTATCTGATAGATGTTGATGGGATGGATCCTAAGGAGGCTGTAGAGC TGTTCAACTCGTCGCGGGGCCACGCTATAGAGAGACAGAACTATCTTGAAGATCTACAGTGTGGACCAAAGAGGAG taaCGAGGGGATAGAGGAGTCTGAGCAGGAGCCAAAGAGAGGCTGCGCTGCGCATCGGCCATGTTCCACTTCACCGTActctgacagcagagaggagagacgaCCGCACCTCAGTGACTCCTGGTACCACAG ATCTTTGCCTTCACAAGGGTTAAACCCCCGCTATCATCATCACCAGCCCCACGACCACCTTCTCCCCGATCCCCCGTTACTCCCTCCGCCTCCTTTTCGTCCACTAACGGGGGCCCCTCTCCACCCCCATCGATGGACACCCCCTCACCCTGACGGTCGGTGGAGGAGACCCCCCCGCTCAGAGGAGAGCAGGTCCAGATACCCGCCACCTGAGCCGGAGTGGAGTCCAGCCCCCTGCCTGCAggaggacagaagaagaggacctctacctcctcccctcccccgcTACTCGCCACACTGGACCAGCGAGTCCAACGGCTATGATGGATCTGGGGGGGAGTGGGCCGGTCCCAAAATGACACATGGCTACAGACACCGAGTGGACGGATACGACCCCTACTAG
- the LOC120806261 gene encoding RNA/RNP complex-1-interacting phosphatase-like isoform X1, producing MKKNIEISPDLSFRWLDYEAVGKRLHGTRFIAFKVPLKQSLNRQLPCAEVFGHWELLDTLSKENQELGLIIDLTFTTRYYKLQDVPESLLFVKIFTAGHEVPSDNKILSFKRAVRGFLRENADNDKLIGVHCTHGLNRTGYLICRYLIDVDGMDPKEAVELFNSSRGHAIERQNYLEDLQCGPKRSNEGIEESEQEPKRGCAAHRPCSTSPYSDSREERRPHLSDSWYHRSLPSQGLNPRYHHHQPHDHLLPDPPLLPPPPFRPLTGAPLHPHRWTPPHPDGRWRRPPRSEESRSRYPPPEPEWSPAPCLQEDRRRGPLPPPLPRYSPHWTSESNGYDGSGGEWAGPKMTHGYRHRVDGYDPY from the exons atgaagaaaaatatcGAAATATCACCAGATTTATCCTTCAG atggTTGGATTATGAAGCTGTTGGGAAAAGACTTCACGGGACACGTTTCATTGCCTTCAAAGTTCCCCTCAAACAG tCTTTGAACCGTCAGCTTCCATGCGCCGAGGTCTTCGGCCACTGGGAGCTGCTGGACACTCTGAGCAAAGAAAATCAAGAACTTGGTTTGATCATTGACCTGACCTTCACCACACGCTACTACAAACTCCag GACGTACCGGAATCACTGCTGTTTGTGAAGATCTTCACAGCCGGTCACGAGGTTCCCAGTGACAATAAGATCCTGAGCTTCAAACGTGCTGTACGCGGGTTTCTACGGGAGAACGCAGACAATG ACAAGCTGATCGGAGTCCACTGCACCCACGGCCTGAATCGCACCGGTTATCTGATCTGCAGGTATCTGATAGATGTTGATGGGATGGATCCTAAGGAGGCTGTAGAGC TGTTCAACTCGTCGCGGGGCCACGCTATAGAGAGACAGAACTATCTTGAAGATCTACAGTGTGGACCAAAGAGGAG taaCGAGGGGATAGAGGAGTCTGAGCAGGAGCCAAAGAGAGGCTGCGCTGCGCATCGGCCATGTTCCACTTCACCGTActctgacagcagagaggagagacgaCCGCACCTCAGTGACTCCTGGTACCACAG ATCTTTGCCTTCACAAGGGTTAAACCCCCGCTATCATCATCACCAGCCCCACGACCACCTTCTCCCCGATCCCCCGTTACTCCCTCCGCCTCCTTTTCGTCCACTAACGGGGGCCCCTCTCCACCCCCATCGATGGACACCCCCTCACCCTGACGGTCGGTGGAGGAGACCCCCCCGCTCAGAGGAGAGCAGGTCCAGATACCCGCCACCTGAGCCGGAGTGGAGTCCAGCCCCCTGCCTGCAggaggacagaagaagaggacctctacctcctcccctcccccgcTACTCGCCACACTGGACCAGCGAGTCCAACGGCTATGATGGATCTGGGGGGGAGTGGGCCGGTCCCAAAATGACACATGGCTACAGACACCGAGTGGACGGATACGACCCCTACTAG
- the atp6v1b2 gene encoding V-type proton ATPase subunit B, brain isoform isoform X2 — protein MEIRLLLLDTKIQITYKTVSGVNGPLVILDQVKFPRYAEIVHLTLPDGTKRSGQVLEVTGSKAVVQVFEGTSGIDAKKTSCEFTGDILRTPVSEDMLGRVFNGSGKPIDRGPAVLAEDFLDIMGQPINPQCRIYPEEMIQTGISAIDGMNSIARGQKIPIFSAAGLPHNEIAAQICRQAGLVKKSKDVMDYSEDNFAIVFAAMGVNMETARFFKSDFEENGSMDNVCLFLNLANDPTIERIITPRLALTSAEYLAYQCEKHVLVILTDMSSYAEALREVSAAREEVPGRRGFPGYMYTDLATIYERAGRVEGRNGSITQIPILTMPNDDITHPIPDLTGYITEGQIYVDRQLHNRQIYPPINVLPSLSRLMKSAIGEGMTRRDHSDVSNQLYACYAIGKDVQAMKAVVGEEALTADDLLYLEFLTKFEKNFISQGAYENRSVFETLDIGWQLMRIFPKEMLKRIPQSTLAEFYPREAKH, from the exons ATGGAAATTCGACTGTTGTTGCttgatacaaaaatacaaataa CCTATAAGACAGTGTCCGGAGTCAACGGGCCGCTGGTGATTTTGGATCAGGTGAAG TTCCCCAGGTACGCAGAGATCGTCCATCTCACCCTGCCGGATGGTACCAAGAGGAGCGGGCAGGTTCTGGAGGTCACCGGCTCCAAAGCCGTGGTGCAG GTGTTTGAGGGGACTTCGGGTATCGATGCCAAGAAGACCAGCTGTGAGTTTACGGGGGACATCTTACGGACACCTGTGTCTGAGGATATGCTGG gtcgTGTGTTCAATGGATCTGGTAAACCTATCGACAGAGGACCAGCAGTCCTGGCTGAGGACTTCTTGGACATCATGG GCCAGCCTATAAACCCTCAGTGTCGTATCTATCCCGAGGAGATGATTCAGACCGGTATATCTGCCATAGACGGCATGAACAGCATCGCTAGGGGGCAGAAAATACCCATCTTCTCTGCTGCAGGGCTACCGCACAatgag ATCGCAGCTCAGATCTGTCGGCAGGCCGGTTTGGTGAAGAAGTCCAAGGATGTGATGGACTACAGCGAGGACAACTTTGCCATAGTGTTTGCAGCCATGGGG GTTAACATGGAGACAGCCAGGTTCTTTAAGTCGGACTTTGAGGAGAACGGGTCCATggacaatgtgtgtttgttcctcAACCTGGCCAACGACCCCAC CATCGAGCGAATCATCACGCCTCGTTTAGCTCTGACATCAGCAGAGTATCTTGCCTATCAGTGTGAGAAGCACGTCCTCGTCATCCTCACCGATATGAGCTCCTACGCAGAGGCTCTGCGAGAG GTGTCTGCAGCCAGAGAGGAGGTTCCAGGCCGGCGAGGTTTTCCTGGCTACATGTACACGGATTTGGCCACCATCTATGAGAGAGCTGGCAGAGTAGAAGGACGTAATGGCTCCATCACGCAGATCCCCATCCTCACCATGCCCAATGACG ACATCACTCATCCTATTCCTGACCTGACTGGTTACATCACTGAGGGACAGATCTATGTGGACAGGCAACTTCACAACAGACAG ATCTATCCTCCTATCAACGTGTTGCCGTCTCTGTCTCGTCTGATGAAATCTGCCATCGGGGAAGGAATGACCCGCAGAGACCACTCTGATGTTTCCAACCAGCTC tatGCCTGTTATGCCATAGGGAAGGACGTCCAGGCCATGAAGGCAGTGGTGGGAGAGGAGGCTCTGACAGCTGATGATCTGCTCTATCTGGAGTTCCTGACCAAGTTTGAGAAAAACTTCATCTCCCAAG